From one Neovison vison isolate M4711 chromosome 1, ASM_NN_V1, whole genome shotgun sequence genomic stretch:
- the PCDHB1 gene encoding protocadherin beta-1: MAAARRKLLQSRQVGSLLFMLCVSVGSAATIRYSVAEEMESGSFVANVAKDLGLEIGKLAARGARLVSEGNKLHFRLHRKTGDLFVKEKLDRESLCGKADPCVLHFEIVLVEPLQSFRVEVRVFDINDNAPIFLNKEPLLKIPESTPLGSRFPLQSAQDLDVGLNGLQNYTLSRNAYFHLHTRFRSHGPKYAELVLDKPLDREDQPEVNLTITAVDGGSPPKSGIAHIRVEVLDVNDHVPQFSRLVYRAQVPENSANGSLVATVSATDLDEGSNKEITYSLAQNPEAVLQTFQVDSHTGEVRLRGPLDFEAIETYDIDIQATDGGGLSAHSKVLVEVVDVNDNPPEVTVSSVSSPLPEDSPLQTVVALFSIRDRDVRVGGKITCFLREDLPFAVKPTFRNSYSLVTDRGLDREEVSGYNITIVAMDTGPPSLFTETVIEVLIADINDNPPVFQEDSYILTVRENNSPAIFIGKVHAEDLDLGENAQVTYTLLPPQSGDLSVFAYISINSDNGKLYALRTMDYEAIQNFQFVVKATDGGFLSLSSQVTVRVVVLDDNDNRPMILYPLQNGTLPCNDLVPRSANAGFLVTKVVAVDGDSGQNSWLSYHLLKATDPGLFSVQQQNGEIRTLRQISERDPMIQKLIILVQDHGQPALSTTASLNILLVNGFSEPYLQFRDPSKNPTRVNTSTKYLVISLAVLSFLFLLSVTVIFGIHIYQKVKYREKFTVQEHFYDDCNFPNNLVQRGANGSLSQPCPYEMCSATGTSNSEFRFLKRFMPNFPFPHGTGETKTEAGSRLPPDSNRNRSQGSEDHGQVPDNSM, from the coding sequence ATGGCGGCGGCGCGCAGAAAACTCCTGCAGAGCAGGCAAGTAGGGTCTCTTCTCTTTATGTTGTGCGTATCTGTGGGGAGTGCGGCCACCATCCGCTATTCAGTGGCGGAAGAGATGGAGAGCGGTTCGTTTGTGGCTAATGTGGCTAAGGAcctggggctggagattgggaagcTGGCTGCGCGCGGGGCGCGGCTGGTTTCTGAAGGCAACAAACTGCATTTCCGTCTCCACCGTAAGACCGGGGATCTGTTCGTGAAGGAGAAGCTGGATAGGGAGTCACTGTGTGGCAAAGCTGACCCGTGCGTCCTGCACTTTGAAATAGTCCTGGTGGAGCCGCTGCAGTCCTTTCGGGTTGAGGTCAGGGTATTTGATATCAATGACAATGCCCCGATTTTCCTGAACAAGGAGCCGCTTTTAAAGATTCCAGAGAGCACGCCCCTGGGTTCACGTTTTCCTCTGCAGAGCGCCCAGGATCTGGACGTGGGCCTCAATGGTCTTCAAAATTACACCTTGAGCCGCAATGCGTATTTCCACCTGCACACCCGCTTTCGCAGTCATGGGCCCAAATATGCTGAGCTGGTCTTGGATAAGCCCCTGGACAGAGAGGACCAGCCGGAAGTCAACTTGACAATTACGGCAGTGGATGGCGGGTCCCCACCCAAGTCGGGCATCGCGCACATCCGTGTGGAGGTTCTGGATGTCAATGACCACGTGCCTCAGTTCTCTAGGCTGGTGTACCGTGCTCAGGTACCAGAAAATAGCGCCAATGGTTCCTTGGTGGCCACTGTGAGTGCCACAGACCTGGATGAGGGCTCTAACAAGGAAATCACTTATTCCTTGGCTCAAAATCCAGAAGCAGTTCTCCAAACATTTCAGGTTGACTCTCACACTGGAGAGGTTCGACTGAGGGGGCCCCTAGATTTTGAAGCAATTGAAACATATGATATTGACATTCAAGCCACCGATGGAGGGGGCCTCTCTGCCCACAGCAAAGTCCTGGTGGAAGTAGTGGATGTTAATGACAATCCTCCTGAGGTGACAGTTTCCTCTGTGTCCAGCCCTCTCCCTGAGGACTCCCCACTACAAACTGTAGTGGCCCTTTTCTCTATTCGAGATCGGGATGTTCGGGTGGGAGGAAAAATCACCTGTTTCCTCAGAGAAGACCTTCCTTTTGCGGTCAAACCGACTTTCCGGAATTCTTACTCATTGGTTACTGACAGAGGCTTGGATCGGGAAGAGGTTTCAGGCTACAACATCACCATTGTTGCCATGGATACTGGACCACCCAGTCTGTTCACAGAAACTGTGATTGAGGTGTTAATAGCTGACATTAATGACAATCCCCCAGTATTTCAGGAAGACTCCTACATTTTGACTGTTCGAGAAAACAACAGCCCAGCAATTTTTATTGGCAAAGTTCACGCTGAGGATCTAGATTTGGGTGAGAATGCCCAAGTAACATATACTCTGCTGCCTCCACAAAGTGGAGATTTATCAGTCTTTGCTTACATCTCCATAAATTCAGACAATGGGAAGCTCTATGCACTTAGAACCATGGATTATGAGGCCATTCAAAATTTTCAGTTTGTGGTAAAGGCAACTGATGGGGGCTTCCTCTCACTGAGTAGCCAGGTTACTGTCAGGGTGGTTGTTCTGGATGACAATGACAACCGCCCAATGATCTTGTACCCACTGCAGAATGGCACCTTACCCTGCAACGACCTGGTGCCCAGGTCAGCAAATGCAGGCTTCCTGGTGACCAAGGTAGTGGCTGTGGATGGTGACTCAGGTCAGAATTCTTGGCTTTCATATCATCTCCTTAAGGCCACTGACCCTGGGTTATTCTCTGTTCAACAACAAAATGGGGAAATCCGTACATTGCGGCAGATATCTGAAAGAGACCCCATGATTCAGAAACTGATCATTCTTGTTCAGGATCATGGCCAACCAGCTCTTTCCACTACTGCCTCACTCAACATCTTGCTGGTAAATGGTTTTTCTGAACCCTATCTGCAGTTCCGGGATCCTTCCAAGAATCCTACAAGGGTAAATACATCCACTAAATATTTGGTCATTTCTCTGGctgtgctttcctttctctttctcctctctgtcacAGTGATCTTTGGTATACACATCTACCAGAAggttaaatacagagaaaagttCACAGTTCAAGAGCATTTCTATGATGACTGTAATTTCCCTAATAACCTGGTACAAAGAGGGGCCAATGGATCGTTATCTCAACCATGTCCCTATGAAATGTGCTCAGCCACTGGCACCAGCAATAGTGAGTTTCGGTTTCTTAAACGCTTTATGCCCAACTTCCCCTTCCCGCATGGCACTGGAGAGACAAAAACAGAAGCTGGCTCCCGTTTACCACCAGACTCTAATAGGAATAGGTCTCAGGGGTCAGAGGACCATGGCCAAGTACCTGACAACAGTATGTAG